The Candidatus Melainabacteria bacterium RIFOXYA2_FULL_32_9 region TCAACTTTTACGTACTTTTCAAGTCCTTCTCCGTATAATACTTGCTGTATTTTAGTTGGTATTATAGGATCAGTATGCCTGAATTCAATAGGAAATCCTTTGTAATCTGTTATTAATACAGCACCAACATATCCATTTGTATTGGATGAATATGCTGTTCCGTATGCTAATTTTATATTTTCATGATTCATTTTATTATTTTTCTTGTTGCTAATTCTTTTGTAGTTAGTAATTTCCTTAATTTCATAATAGCTTGTGCATGAAGCTGACAAACTCTTGATTCCGAGATAGATATAGCTTCACCGATTTCCTTTAGGGTCATATTTTCATGGTAATAAAGTGCTAGAATCATTTTTTCTCTTTCAGGCAATTTCGATAAGGCTGTAGATAGTTCTTTTTTGACATCTGTAGCTTCTAGCTGCGTTAAAGGGTCTGGTGCGTTAGTATCTTGTATAGTATCGATTATTTCTAAGCCTTCAGAAGAGGAAGAATCTCTACTATCGTAAAGGGAAACTAGAGAATTGGTTTCCATTTCTGCCATTGTACTTTCAACTTTTTCTTTTGTTGTTTCAATTTCTATGGCAATTTCTTCTGTTGAAGGAGCCCTACCTAGTTTGAGCTGTAATTTTAGTACTGCGTTTTGAATTTTCTTAAATCTTCTTTGTGTTCCTCTTGGAACCCAGTCCTGACTTCTAATTCTGTCGATGATGGCGCCTCTTATACGCATAAGGGCATAGGTCTCAAACCTGACTCCTTTGCTGGGCACGAAACGCTCAATGGCATCAATTAGACCTTCTACACCGTAGCCTGCTATATCATCAGTCGCTATAGAACCAGGAAGATTCATTCTTAATCTGCCGACTACGTACTTAATAAGATAAATATATTGAACAATAAGCTTATCCCTGGTCTCTTTATTATTCTTATCAAGAACATATTGAGCCCAGAGTTTATCTACATCTGAATCAGAAAGCTTTTTTTGCTTCTGACTCGCTGTTTTTGTCATGATACCTTCTCTAGTATCCATTTAAAACCCTTATCTTCCCAGTCGATTTTTTTGATCATGATTAGTTGGTCAGGAAATATTTCCTAACATAAATTTAATTGGACAAAGGTTAGAAGACATCATTCAAATATTGTATTTGGCTTTTAAAGGTAAAAAACTTAGCTAAACTGTGTTATTTTATTTTTGTTGGCTAACTTTAATACTTAATTTAGACTGGTTTAAAATTATTTATTTGTTATACTATTTACTAAATTCGTTTTACAAGTAAATATGGAGAAGAATAATGGTAATGACGGACGCTCAAGTGAAATATGAAATTAAAGACATTAATCTTGCGAATCAAGGTAAAAAGCAAATTGAGTGGGCAAACAAAGATATGCCTGTTTTACAGTTTATTAGAGAAAGATTTTCTAAAGAAAAACCTTTACAGGGGATTAAGATTGCAGCTTGCTGCCATGTTACAAAAGAGACAGCAAATCTTGCAATTACATTAAAAGAAGGTGGAGCTGATGCTATTTTAATTGCATCAAACCCTCTTTCTACACAAGATGATGTAGCTGCATCTTTAGTTAAAGACTATGGAATTTCTGTTTTTGCTATTAAAGGTGAAGATACAGCTACTTATACAAGGCACGTAAATTTGGCTCTTGATCATAAGCCTCAAATCATTATTGATGACGGTTCTGATGTGGTTGCAACTCTTATTCAAGAAAGACCTGATCAAATTAAAGATATTATTGGTACTACTGAAGAAACAACAACAGGTATTGTAAGATTAAAAGCTATGGAAAAAGATAATAAATTAGCTTTTCCTGCAATGGCTGTTAATGATTCTCAGACAAAACATTTCTTTGATAACAGATACGGTACAGGCCAAAGTACTCTTGATGGAGTAATTAGAGCTACAAATATTCTTCTTGCAGGAAAAAATGTCGTAGTAGTCGGTTATGGCTGGTGTGGTAAAGGTACTGCTATGAGAGCAAGAGGTCTTGGTGCTAACGTAATCGTTACTGAAATTAATCCTATAAAAGCTATTGAAGCTGTTATGGATGGATTTAGAGTAATGCCAATGAATGAAGCTGCTAAAATAGGCGATATATTCATTACAGTTACAGGAAATAGACACGTAATTGACTTATCCCATTTTAAAGAAATGAAAGATGGCGCTATGGTATGTAACTCAGGTCACTTTGATCTTGAGCTTAACCTAGAAGGTCTTAAAACTGTAACTAAAGAGATTAAACAAATAAGACCTTTTTTAGAGGAATACGTCTTAGAAAATGGTAAATCAGTGCTTGTATTAGGCGAGGGTAGATTAGTTAACCTTGCAGCTGCTGAAGGGCATCCTGCAAGTGTTATGGATATGAGTTTTGCTAACCAGGCTCTTGCTGTTGAGCATTTAGTGACAAATCAAGGTAAATTAGAAAATCAAGTTTATGTTCTTCCTGCACAAGTTGATCTTGACATTGCGGGATTAAAACTCAAATCAATGGGAGTTGAAATAGACACTTTAACACCTGCTATGGTTGAGTACTTAAATAGTTGGCAAATAGGAACATAAATCTTTAATGATATATTCAAAAGCCGTTCTCATTTGAGAGCGGCTTCTGTTTTTTAAATAAAAATAAGTTAGATCAGTCAAGCTTTAAAATTGGAATTAACGTTGATCTGTAACCATGATTAAATGCCAACCAAATTGTGTTTTTACAGGTTCTGAAATTTCATTAATTGGTAAGGTATAAGCTGCATTTTCAAACTCTGCAACCATATTTCCTCTTTTAAAGAATCCAAGATCACCACCCTGATACCCTGATGGACATTTGGAATTTTTTCTTGCGGCATGTCCAAAGTCTTTACCATTTAAAATCTCTTCTCTAATTTTGTCAGCTTCTTCTTTTGTGGCAACCAATATATGGCTTGCTCTCACTTCTGTTAACTTTTCCATTTTCTATCCTTTTTATTTTACAGGTATAGCTCTAATTACCAAAAATTAAAATTTTTATATAAGAACTTTTAATACTATTTTAATTTATAAGTCTATTTTCATGAAGATACTTTTTAAAAAACTCGAAGTATTGATATACAAATACTTTGAGTTTTTAAGCATTTAGCTGTTTATATTTAATTCTTGAAATTAAAAAATTAATGCTTGCTTTTTTTAAAAAATATACTAAAAGCCAGTTTGCTAAACTTTCCAATCTCATTTTTTAGAACATAGTTTTCATCTCTTAGGTTTGATATTTTTGATTTTAATCTTTCATTTTCAGTTTTGCATTTGGCAAATTTTTCTATAATTTCGTCTATTTTATATAATTTTCCATCTATATTCTCAAGCTTTTCATCAATAACTTTTGATAAATTATCGATAATATCCTGTTTATCATCAATGATATTGCTAACAAATATATTTAAACCTGAATTCTGTGTAAAAATATTTTCTTTTTCCTGAGTATTTAAAAATGATTTTCTTAAATTATCCAGAATATTAGTAGTATTTTCATTATTAACCTGATTTAAAGTGTTATTTACTCCAGGAAAGTGCTCATCATCTGTATTTACAGAATGTTTTTCTCGAGTAGTAATATCTAAAAATGTGCTCACACCTCAATCTCCTCACGAATATATTCTTCCTCAAGTATCTACAAAAAACTATAGCATAAAAATGTTGTGCTTCAATTCATTTTTTAAAATTTCTTGTATTTTGCTTTGTAACTATTTTATAAAAATAACAGTATATAGATCAACCAAAGACTTTATAGGGGAAATAATCAAGGGTACTACACGTGTAGTACCCTTGTGAAATCTGGTTAATAAAAATTAAAAATATTCTTTATTAAGGTATAAAGCATCAGCAGATGATAATTGTCCATTTTCATCTGTATAAATGTCGTATAAGTTAAATAATTTAAAGCCTTTTTCTCTTAAAAACGTATCAACTTCCCCAAAAAGTGGCTGATTTTCATATAATGTATCAAATTCAACTTCCGTGAGAATTAGCTTAGTTTGTGGGAGTAGCTTTTCGCATCCTATTAGTGCTTGAATTTCATATCCTTGTAAGTCTAATTTCAAGATATCAATCTCGCTATTTAAGATTTCATCAAGTCTTACTTGGTCCACATCTATAGTTTGCTTGATTGTATAACTTGGTTCAGCAGGTTTTAAGACTGATGATGCTGGATTAAAGTTAGTAACATAAAATGAGATATTTTTATTTTCATCACCAAGAGCTTTGTTATGTATAGTTACTTGGTCAAATTTCTTAAACTTATCTTCCAAAGCTTTTGCTAATTCAGGTATTGGTTCAAAACAATGCACTGTACACTTATTATGATACATTCTTAAAAATTTATATGTCAAATCACCTTTATTAGTACCACCATCAATTATAACAGGTGATTTGACCTGAATTTTTTGCTTAATATCTTTATCCAGGTTTCTTATCGCATAGCGGCCTGATTCATAGCCATAAGGAGAAAGTAGCANNNNNNNNNNNTTATTTTACACTTATACTTAAATTGTATAGGTTTGATTTCTAGTCAAAAAGGGTTATTTATATTAGTTTTTAATAATAACAATCCTTTTGCAAATTTATGTTACTGTTTTTTCTTTTAAAATATTCTTTTTGTTGAGTAAATATTAGATTTTATGCTAGGATTTCATTTAATAATCTGTGTTTGGAAGATAAATCATTAGTTGGCAGAGTTTGGTTTTGAGATATGATTTATTTAATAAGTTAATTATGCATTAATTATCTTTTTGAATATATATACGCTGGAGGATTTAATGACTAAGACATCAAACAAGGCAGAAAAAGATATAAAAGTTTTGACTGGTGCTCAGATATTCATAGAAGCTCTTAAAAAAGAAGGTGTCACGCAAATATTTGGTTATCCTGGCGGTGTAATATTATCAATATACGATGAATTATATGGTTGTAAAGAAATAATGCATTATCTTGTTCGTCATGAACAAGGAGCAATTCATGCGGCAGAAGGTTATGCAAGGGTTTCTAGTAAAACTGGTGTTGCTTTGGTTACATCCGGCCCAGGAGCTTGCAATGCTGTAACTGGTATAGCTAATGCATATTATGACGGTTATCCTTTAGTTGTCTTTACAGGACAGGTTGCGTCGAATTTAATTGGCAATGATGCTTTTCAGGAATCTGATATAGTTGGTATAACAAGACCATGTTGTAAACATAATTATCTTGTTAAGGATGTAAAAGATCTGCCAAGGGTTATAAAGGAGGCATTTCATATTGCTTCAACAGGAAAACCCGGACCCGTAATAGTTGATCTTCCAAAAGATATTTTAGTTAATAAGACTGAATTTGTATATCCTGAGAAAGTTCATTTACCAGGATATAACCCTACTTATGTAGGACATTCTTTGCAAATATCTAAGGCATTAAAGCATCTTTGTCATGCAGAAAGACCTGTTATAATAGCAGGTGGTGGTGTAATTACCGGCGAGGCAAGTGAAGAGCTGTTTAAACTTGCTAAATCATTACGAGTGCCTGTAGCAAATACCTTAATGAGTATGGGTGCAATTCCCGGTACGCATGAACTTTCTCTTGGAATGTTAGGAATGCATGGTAATTACTGGGCAAATATAGCAGTTTCTCAATGCGATGTGCTTTTTGCTATTGGTACAAGATTTAGCGACAGGATTACAGGTAATCTGAAAAAATTCTGCAGTGGAGCTAAAATTATTCACGTTGATATAGATCCTTGTTCAATCAGTAAAAATGTTCCTGTTGATATTCCAATAGTTGGGCATTCTAAAAATGTATTGCAAGATATGTTAAATATGCTTGATGAAGAAGAAGCTAAAAAGTCATATGAGAAAAGACAAAACTGGTTAAATAACATTAATGAATGGAAAGAAAAAAGAGCAATGCCCTGTGTGCAGTCTGATAATTTAAAACCCCAGACTGTAATAGAGAAAATTTATGAAGTAACAAAGGATAAAGATCCTATAATTGCTACAGAAGTCGGGCAGCATCAAATGTGGACTGCTTTATTATATAAGTTTAATAACCCTCGCAGATTTGTAAGTTCCGGTGGTTTAGGAACAATGGGATTTGGTTTCCCTGCTGCTATGGGTGCGCAACTTGCCCATCCTGATAAGCTTGTTATAAATATAGCCGGTGATGGCAGTATTCAGATGAACATACAGGAATTAGCCACCTGTGTCTACTACAACATACCTGTTAAAGTGTGTATCATAAATAACGGTTATCTTGGCATGGTAAGACAGTGGCAGCAAAAGCTTTTTGACAAACATTATTCTCAATCCTGTATATCAGGTCCTGATTATGTAAAATTAGCTGAAGCATATGGTGCTACGGGTTTTAGGGTTACAAAAGAAGAAGAAATTGAACCCATATTAAGAGAAGCAATTAATACAGAAGGACCTGTTTTGATAGACTTTATTGTAGAACCATTTGAAGTTGTTTATCCCTGGGTACTTGCAGGTGACCCAATAGATAAAGTTTTACTAGATGATACAAGTGGTTCGTAGTCCCAGGAGGAAATTATTATGAGACATACTCTTTCTGTTTTGGTACAAAATGAAGCTGGTGTTCTTGCTAGAATTTCAGGTTTGTTTAGCGGTAGAGGTTTTAATATAGAAAGTCTTACGGTAGCTCCAACTCAGGATGTCGAATATTCCAGAGTGACACTGGTTACTACTGGTGATGATACAATTATTGAGCAAATAAGTAAGCAACTAAATAAGCTCATTAATGTTATAAAAGTTGTTGATATAACTGGGGAAAGTAGTATCGATAGAGAGATAATTCTTGTTAAAGTTACATCTAAGGACAAAAATAGATCGGAGATACTTCGAATAGCTGAGCTTTTTGATGCAAAAATTATTGACATTTCTCCCAAAGCTTATACACTTGAAGCTATGGGTGATGAAAGTAAAATAAAATCTTTATTGGAATTATTAAAGCCAATAGGTATTAAAGAATTAGTTCGCTCAGGTAAAGTTGCTATTTCAAGAGAAATTCAGCTTAGTGAAAAAACTGGTAAATAAGTATAACTTATATAATGGAGGATTATTATGATTACAGGTTCAGAATTAAAAGTTTATTATGATAAAGACATTGATGCAAATAAGATATTAAACAAAAAAGTGGCTGTTATTGGCTATGGTAGTCAAGGACATGGGCAAATTTTAAACCTAAAAGAGAGTGGTGCTAATGTTAGAAGTGGTTTAAGAGTTGGAAGTCCTTCTCAAAAGAAAGCTGAACAATCAGGTATTGAAGTATTAAGTGTTGAAGATGCTGTTA contains the following coding sequences:
- a CDS encoding adenosylhomocysteinase, with product MVMTDAQVKYEIKDINLANQGKKQIEWANKDMPVLQFIRERFSKEKPLQGIKIAACCHVTKETANLAITLKEGGADAILIASNPLSTQDDVAASLVKDYGISVFAIKGEDTATYTRHVNLALDHKPQIIIDDGSDVVATLIQERPDQIKDIIGTTEETTTGIVRLKAMEKDNKLAFPAMAVNDSQTKHFFDNRYGTGQSTLDGVIRATNILLAGKNVVVVGYGWCGKGTAMRARGLGANVIVTEINPIKAIEAVMDGFRVMPMNEAAKIGDIFITVTGNRHVIDLSHFKEMKDGAMVCNSGHFDLELNLEGLKTVTKEIKQIRPFLEEYVLENGKSVLVLGEGRLVNLAAAEGHPASVMDMSFANQALAVEHLVTNQGKLENQVYVLPAQVDLDIAGLKLKSMGVEIDTLTPAMVEYLNSWQIGT
- a CDS encoding peptidylprolyl isomerase (rotamase C; accelerates isomerization of the peptidyl prolyl bond) — encoded protein: MEKLTEVRASHILVATKEEADKIREEILNGKDFGHAARKNSKCPSGYQGGDLGFFKRGNMVAEFENAAYTLPINEISEPVKTQFGWHLIMVTDQR
- a CDS encoding acetolactate synthase, large subunit, biosynthetic type translates to MTKTSNKAEKDIKVLTGAQIFIEALKKEGVTQIFGYPGGVILSIYDELYGCKEIMHYLVRHEQGAIHAAEGYARVSSKTGVALVTSGPGACNAVTGIANAYYDGYPLVVFTGQVASNLIGNDAFQESDIVGITRPCCKHNYLVKDVKDLPRVIKEAFHIASTGKPGPVIVDLPKDILVNKTEFVYPEKVHLPGYNPTYVGHSLQISKALKHLCHAERPVIIAGGGVITGEASEELFKLAKSLRVPVANTLMSMGAIPGTHELSLGMLGMHGNYWANIAVSQCDVLFAIGTRFSDRITGNLKKFCSGAKIIHVDIDPCSISKNVPVDIPIVGHSKNVLQDMLNMLDEEEAKKSYEKRQNWLNNINEWKEKRAMPCVQSDNLKPQTVIEKIYEVTKDKDPIIATEVGQHQMWTALLYKFNNPRRFVSSGGLGTMGFGFPAAMGAQLAHPDKLVINIAGDGSIQMNIQELATCVYYNIPVKVCIINNGYLGMVRQWQQKLFDKHYSQSCISGPDYVKLAEAYGATGFRVTKEEEIEPILREAINTEGPVLIDFIVEPFEVVYPWVLAGDPIDKVLLDDTSGS
- a CDS encoding acetolactate synthase small subunit, whose product is MRHTLSVLVQNEAGVLARISGLFSGRGFNIESLTVAPTQDVEYSRVTLVTTGDDTIIEQISKQLNKLINVIKVVDITGESSIDREIILVKVTSKDKNRSEILRIAELFDAKIIDISPKAYTLEAMGDESKIKSLLELLKPIGIKELVRSGKVAISREIQLSEKTGK